A genomic segment from uncultured Alistipes sp. encodes:
- a CDS encoding SEC-C metal-binding domain-containing protein: protein MSALPLAKAFTQRYEGITNVLKTECTVYSAFDPRTPVKPEGCKVLCLWDTGATNSAISARLVQTLNLKPSGKATVSHAQGQTDVNTYMINLVLPNNVGVAFLPVSEGILSGFDILIGMDIISRGDFSLSCSNGKTVFSFQTPSTHEVDYVTGKMIRSPMIKSDKEPGRNSPCPCGSGKKYKHCCGKH from the coding sequence ATGTCAGCACTTCCTTTAGCAAAAGCATTCACTCAGCGATATGAGGGCATCACAAATGTCTTGAAAACAGAATGCACGGTATATTCAGCGTTTGATCCTAGAACACCTGTTAAACCGGAGGGCTGTAAGGTGCTTTGTTTGTGGGATACTGGTGCTACTAATTCAGCTATTTCTGCTAGATTGGTGCAAACTCTAAACTTGAAACCGAGTGGGAAGGCTACAGTCTCTCATGCACAAGGTCAAACTGATGTAAATACTTACATGATTAATCTCGTGCTTCCTAATAATGTCGGTGTGGCGTTTTTGCCAGTTAGTGAAGGTATTTTATCTGGGTTTGACATATTGATAGGGATGGATATTATTTCTCGAGGTGACTTTTCATTATCTTGCTCAAATGGGAAAACAGTATTCTCTTTCCAAACGCCATCAACACATGAGGTTGATTATGTGACAGGTAAAATGATTCGATCTCCAATGATAAAATCAGATAAGGAACCAGGCAGGAATTCTCCATGCCCTTGTGGAAGTGGAAAGAAGTATAAGCATTGTTGCGGGAAGCACTAA
- a CDS encoding helix-turn-helix transcriptional regulator, with translation MLDNIYILTDTELCNRIAAKIKTVRLKQNMSQAELADKSGVSISTIKRMEDGEVKNFESLIRVLRTLGKLDIFVPLVEEEQLSPNEYYELASKANKPKRKRASKGYTKENKEESEW, from the coding sequence ATGTTGGACAACATATACATACTAACAGACACCGAACTTTGCAACAGGATTGCAGCCAAAATAAAAACGGTACGTCTGAAGCAGAATATGTCGCAGGCCGAACTGGCAGACAAGAGCGGTGTCTCCATCTCCACCATAAAGCGCATGGAGGACGGGGAGGTAAAGAACTTCGAGTCGCTGATCCGTGTCCTGCGCACCCTTGGCAAGCTCGACATCTTCGTCCCGCTCGTCGAGGAGGAGCAGTTGAGCCCGAACGAATACTACGAGTTGGCCAGCAAAGCAAACAAGCCCAAGCGCAAGCGAGCATCCAAAGGTTACACAAAAGAGAATAAGGAGGAATCGGAATGGTAG
- a CDS encoding Panacea domain-containing protein, with product MKTAFVAQQKHLAKYLCPLFEDKIIALQFGPVPSNIYDVLKIARGDSNAMYFHRNDDLCLVYDSISFCDEVFTANEDPDMNYLSTSAVECIDEALREVSEMTFDQIVRTTHGEEWTRAFNNPNCKEMSYLAIAKEGGANDSSISYLKENLELDSSLK from the coding sequence GTGAAAACTGCTTTTGTGGCGCAACAAAAGCATTTGGCAAAATATCTTTGTCCTCTTTTTGAGGACAAGATTATTGCTTTGCAATTTGGGCCAGTTCCCTCAAATATATACGACGTTTTGAAAATTGCGCGAGGAGATTCGAATGCTATGTATTTTCATCGGAACGATGATCTTTGTTTAGTATATGATTCAATATCATTCTGTGATGAAGTTTTTACAGCAAACGAGGATCCTGACATGAATTATTTGTCTACATCTGCGGTAGAATGCATTGATGAAGCTTTACGTGAGGTGTCGGAAATGACATTTGATCAGATTGTACGAACAACGCATGGAGAGGAGTGGACTCGCGCGTTCAATAATCCAAATTGCAAAGAAATGAGCTATCTTGCAATTGCCAAAGAAGGAGGAGCAAACGATTCTTCAATATCCTATTTGAAAGAAAATCTAGAACTTGATAGTTCGCTCAAATGA
- a CDS encoding AAA family ATPase: protein MLRINKLIIDNFGPYQNNQILEFPAGDGVTFVWGENGVGKTSLLNCIRFALWGIVYNRNYEECQLAKFVNIDAVEAQKNMSVKLFMTYDNEDYELTRMLKRLPGTSGKNDSDYEHKLYLKHFGSMMSQDEAEHFLNTVLPEKISRFYLFDGELLRQYENLLEDSSSSSDVIKTSIENILGLPILEGANKNLLSITTIYQQIYTKVSAANERTKNDSSALSGFLLHDEELKKSLKEMKEQRMKLQSEISEIEDAFAANQRYAELLAQEREKKSQIETNRLLLENEVKDLKAKMKFAWSVIFDKVIQEIIDTKNEELNSLLSRIGDIKTKEVIVAILDKIVKGEVSSCPVCNNNLTIEDISSLREKLAILKKSDESKNSEEIMYARQIIDRFSGFKKNVDKESLINLLNNIYSKQSTISLDEVDLAEIKKKKAGFHNSSTDTEILGLQPMYKKKLQELTLLEEGITKQEEAISENQASIEKLNAKILKQSNADGKKASEDLAFCKAVQEIFEKAVSKFREDLKDRVQADAEDIFTKISHMPAYKGLKINDNYGLEIVTSNGRIVPNRSAGYEQVVALSLVGALHKNAPISGPIVMDSTFQRIDPRHRNNTLRSLPVLGEQIIVLAYPTEVSQSDAKDLLSGKYLKDIYLKQKSEFETEIVPMFTIRVDRTDSG, encoded by the coding sequence ATGTTACGAATTAATAAACTTATCATCGACAACTTTGGCCCATACCAAAATAACCAGATTTTGGAGTTCCCTGCCGGTGATGGTGTTACATTTGTCTGGGGCGAGAATGGCGTGGGAAAGACGTCGCTACTTAATTGTATTCGTTTTGCCTTATGGGGAATCGTATACAATAGAAATTACGAGGAGTGCCAATTGGCAAAATTCGTAAATATTGATGCAGTAGAGGCTCAGAAGAATATGAGTGTTAAGCTTTTTATGACATATGATAATGAAGATTATGAACTTACCCGTATGCTTAAAAGACTGCCTGGCACTTCTGGGAAAAATGATTCGGATTATGAGCATAAGTTATATCTAAAACATTTTGGGTCTATGATGAGTCAAGATGAAGCTGAACACTTTCTTAACACAGTCTTGCCAGAAAAAATATCTCGTTTTTATTTGTTCGACGGCGAATTATTAAGACAGTATGAGAATCTTCTTGAAGATTCATCATCAAGTAGTGATGTTATCAAGACTTCTATCGAAAATATTTTGGGCCTTCCCATTCTTGAAGGGGCAAATAAAAACCTTCTGAGTATAACTACGATATACCAACAGATATACACTAAAGTTTCAGCCGCAAACGAGAGAACAAAAAATGATTCATCTGCGTTGTCTGGGTTTTTGTTGCATGATGAGGAACTTAAGAAATCTCTAAAAGAGATGAAAGAACAAAGGATGAAACTTCAAAGTGAGATCTCTGAGATCGAGGATGCTTTTGCTGCAAATCAGAGGTACGCAGAATTACTTGCCCAAGAAAGAGAAAAAAAATCTCAGATTGAGACAAATCGTCTTCTTTTAGAGAATGAGGTAAAAGACCTTAAGGCAAAAATGAAATTTGCCTGGAGTGTTATTTTTGATAAGGTAATCCAAGAGATTATTGACACGAAAAATGAAGAATTAAATTCTTTGTTATCCCGTATTGGGGATATTAAGACAAAAGAGGTCATTGTTGCAATATTAGATAAAATTGTTAAAGGAGAAGTCTCATCGTGTCCGGTATGTAATAATAATCTAACCATTGAAGATATATCTAGTTTGCGTGAAAAATTGGCAATTTTAAAGAAGTCGGACGAATCAAAGAATTCGGAGGAAATAATGTATGCCAGGCAAATTATAGATAGATTTAGTGGCTTCAAAAAGAATGTTGATAAAGAGTCCCTCATAAATTTATTAAATAATATTTATTCTAAACAGTCTACGATAAGTTTGGATGAGGTTGATTTAGCTGAGATTAAGAAGAAAAAAGCGGGGTTCCATAACTCATCTACAGATACAGAAATTTTGGGACTACAACCAATGTATAAGAAAAAACTCCAAGAATTGACCTTATTGGAGGAGGGTATAACTAAGCAAGAGGAGGCGATCTCAGAAAATCAGGCTTCGATTGAAAAATTAAATGCTAAGATTTTAAAACAATCAAATGCTGATGGCAAAAAGGCTTCTGAAGATCTTGCGTTTTGCAAGGCTGTTCAAGAAATATTTGAAAAGGCCGTATCGAAGTTTAGAGAGGATTTGAAAGATCGAGTGCAGGCTGATGCTGAAGATATATTTACAAAGATATCTCACATGCCAGCCTATAAAGGGTTAAAAATAAATGATAACTATGGGCTTGAGATTGTGACAAGCAATGGTCGGATTGTTCCCAATCGTTCGGCTGGATATGAGCAGGTTGTAGCCCTTTCCCTTGTAGGAGCATTGCATAAGAATGCCCCCATTTCAGGACCTATTGTTATGGATTCTACATTCCAGAGAATTGATCCGAGGCATAGAAATAATACATTGAGATCGCTACCTGTCCTTGGAGAACAGATTATCGTGCTTGCATATCCGACTGAGGTTAGTCAGAGTGATGCCAAAGATCTGTTGTCAGGGAAATACTTGAAAGATATCTATCTTAAGCAAAAATCTGAATTTGAAACAGAAATAGTTCCTATGTTTACGATCCGAGTAGACCGCACCGATAGCGGATAG
- a CDS encoding site-specific DNA-methyltransferase encodes MKRNNKDYIVECVDGAKGILSLPDKSIKLVYGSPPYPNADRNYGNWSTAEYIDKISPFIDAACAKLRDDGFLVINVKANREKPRKGINSTRSLIVEKLAIELEERWHLYCVDIEIWIKDNPVPTGLRVACQDAYEQNLWFSVSPQWKINIDDIRREYDAETLKAYAHNEFKPRANGLSYVRKAKHIKPNPKGALPLNVIKGSVSSKQSEHQAVQPGYLPAKYIKACTKEGDLVVDPWLGSGTTGYECLRLGRRFAGYDISKEYVEYSSHSLDILSEELAMVSKISKQRESIQRKFVQSLGGAVVEHSALNERPLKLKLSSPIPIELLIYAFPATNPPGGRSIHEYKFNLNVPNQEKGQRGNFDSSAYALLVSYVEDYDVFVLYDAEKHKNFSYNANVQCKDDLILRAMQEKVARGVKTNGEVLYAARAEYLSKAIKARLIGE; translated from the coding sequence ATGAAAAGGAATAACAAAGATTATATTGTTGAATGTGTTGATGGGGCAAAAGGAATTTTGTCTCTCCCCGATAAGTCTATCAAATTGGTTTATGGGTCGCCTCCATACCCCAATGCGGATCGTAATTATGGTAATTGGTCTACTGCGGAGTATATCGATAAAATATCGCCTTTTATCGATGCCGCATGTGCAAAGCTTCGTGACGATGGCTTTTTGGTTATTAATGTTAAGGCTAATAGAGAGAAACCTCGCAAAGGAATAAATAGTACTCGATCTCTGATTGTCGAAAAATTAGCGATTGAATTAGAGGAAAGATGGCATCTCTATTGTGTGGACATTGAAATATGGATTAAAGATAATCCTGTCCCTACAGGACTCCGTGTCGCTTGTCAAGATGCCTATGAACAGAATCTATGGTTTTCTGTTAGCCCACAATGGAAGATAAATATTGATGATATTCGGAGAGAATATGATGCTGAGACATTAAAGGCGTATGCTCATAATGAGTTTAAACCTCGTGCGAATGGACTTTCTTATGTGAGGAAAGCCAAACATATAAAACCGAATCCCAAAGGAGCACTTCCTCTTAATGTTATAAAGGGAAGTGTGTCATCTAAACAATCAGAACATCAGGCTGTGCAACCAGGATACCTTCCTGCTAAATATATTAAAGCATGTACGAAAGAAGGAGATTTGGTTGTTGATCCATGGCTTGGATCCGGGACTACTGGGTATGAGTGTTTGAGGCTTGGACGACGTTTTGCCGGATACGACATCAGCAAGGAGTATGTTGAATATTCGAGTCATTCATTAGATATCTTATCGGAGGAATTGGCTATGGTAAGCAAAATATCCAAACAAAGGGAGTCTATTCAGCGGAAGTTTGTTCAATCTCTTGGGGGTGCAGTTGTGGAACATAGTGCCCTTAACGAAAGGCCTTTAAAACTTAAGCTTTCGAGCCCAATCCCAATCGAATTGCTTATTTATGCATTCCCTGCAACGAACCCACCTGGAGGAAGGAGTATTCATGAGTATAAGTTTAATTTGAATGTTCCCAATCAAGAAAAAGGACAAAGAGGTAATTTTGATTCTTCTGCATATGCTCTGTTAGTCTCATATGTTGAAGATTATGACGTGTTTGTCTTGTATGATGCGGAAAAGCATAAAAACTTCTCTTATAATGCTAATGTCCAGTGTAAAGATGATTTAATCCTACGTGCTATGCAAGAGAAAGTTGCTAGGGGAGTTAAAACAAATGGAGAGGTGTTGTATGCTGCACGGGCAGAGTATTTATCTAAGGCTATTAAAGCAAGATTAATTGGAGAATGA
- a CDS encoding type II toxin-antitoxin system HipA family toxin: MVDVARVNLYGQPIGSVRWDQRYEIAQFEYDPDFVRQGIEPSPLMMPVREGRVYSFGELDKTTFKGLPGMLADSLPDTYGRALFEKWLALTGRTSGNAIETLCFLGKRCMGALEFEPAIDAVDTDIRIEVDSLVDVAREALADKSSFNVNISSDKKAAIAEILRLGTSAGGQRAKAIIAYNKATGEIRSGQVEAPDGFDYYIIKLDGVSATAGFRETENFGRLEYSFSRLVRECGIDMAECSLIEENGRAHFLTKRFDRINGAKVHMQTLCGIAHFDYRLLRAYSYEQAFAVMRGLRLTYKEAQEMFRRMVFNVVVRNQDDHTKNISFLMDRGGKWHLSPAYDMGYAYNPDGQWTSAHQMSINGKFSGITKDDLLECAAKNNIKNAARIIDEVCQAASMWPEIARECDVPQKMIEEIRPNMVFF; this comes from the coding sequence ATGGTAGACGTAGCTCGTGTCAATCTATACGGCCAGCCCATAGGCTCGGTACGTTGGGACCAAAGATATGAAATCGCACAGTTCGAGTACGATCCGGACTTTGTGCGACAGGGCATAGAACCTTCGCCGCTGATGATGCCTGTAAGGGAAGGCCGCGTGTACAGTTTCGGGGAACTTGACAAAACGACCTTCAAAGGCCTGCCCGGAATGCTGGCGGATTCCCTGCCGGATACATACGGCCGTGCCCTTTTTGAGAAGTGGCTGGCCCTGACGGGCCGGACCAGCGGCAATGCGATCGAGACGCTTTGCTTTCTTGGCAAACGCTGCATGGGTGCCCTTGAGTTTGAACCGGCCATCGACGCAGTCGATACGGATATCCGGATAGAGGTCGATTCTCTGGTGGATGTAGCCAGAGAAGCCCTTGCCGACAAATCAAGTTTCAACGTGAACATCAGTTCCGACAAGAAGGCGGCCATCGCGGAAATTCTGCGTCTCGGCACCTCAGCCGGCGGGCAACGCGCCAAGGCAATCATTGCCTACAACAAAGCCACCGGAGAGATCCGTTCGGGACAGGTCGAGGCTCCCGACGGGTTCGACTACTACATCATCAAGCTGGACGGCGTATCCGCCACGGCCGGATTCAGGGAGACGGAGAACTTCGGGCGTCTGGAATACTCCTTTTCACGACTTGTGAGGGAGTGCGGCATCGACATGGCGGAATGCTCGCTGATCGAAGAGAACGGGAGGGCCCACTTCCTGACAAAGCGGTTCGACCGGATAAACGGTGCAAAGGTGCACATGCAGACGCTTTGCGGCATCGCGCACTTCGATTACCGGCTCCTCAGGGCCTACTCCTACGAACAGGCGTTCGCCGTGATGCGCGGACTGCGGCTCACCTACAAGGAGGCGCAGGAGATGTTCCGCAGAATGGTGTTCAATGTCGTTGTGCGCAATCAAGACGATCACACGAAGAACATCTCTTTCCTGATGGACAGAGGCGGGAAATGGCACCTTTCTCCGGCCTACGACATGGGCTACGCCTACAATCCCGACGGCCAGTGGACCTCGGCCCACCAGATGTCGATAAACGGCAAATTCAGCGGCATCACCAAAGACGACCTGCTCGAATGCGCGGCCAAGAACAACATCAAGAATGCTGCACGGATTATCGACGAGGTTTGCCAGGCGGCATCCATGTGGCCGGAGATCGCCCGGGAATGCGACGTTCCGCAAAAGATGATCGAAGAGATCCGGCCGAATATGGTTTTCTTCTGA
- a CDS encoding IS110 family transposase, protein MRGQRNEISFRGQKIYIGIDVHLKSWSVTVLSETSVLKKFSQHPSPEALHGFLARSYPGAEYHSVYEAGFCGFWIHERLTALGIDNIVVNPGDVPTKSSEKLRKSDAVDSSKLARSLRANELKGIYTPDSASLEMRSLIRLKNSITKDTTRQKNRIKSQLRYLGIGIPQEFLEPFSNWSKRFIAWLKEVETLTPSGRQALDIQIRHLEELRRQKLEMTRALRTLAKTDRFREPLRLIMTVPGFGQATGMAFLSEICDIARFRNAEQLAAYIGMIPMCHSSGEKDGTGDITVRRNAVMRCNLIEAAWVAVRQDPAMNLFFTEQCKRMPKSKAIVKVARKLVNRLYFVLKHQTDYVNSVMS, encoded by the coding sequence ATGAGAGGACAAAGAAACGAAATTAGTTTCAGAGGACAAAAGATTTATATAGGGATCGATGTCCATTTGAAGAGTTGGTCGGTTACGGTCTTGTCGGAGACCTCCGTGCTGAAGAAGTTTAGTCAGCATCCGAGTCCGGAAGCATTGCACGGATTTCTGGCGCGGAGTTATCCGGGAGCCGAATATCATTCGGTATACGAAGCCGGCTTCTGCGGGTTCTGGATACACGAACGGCTGACGGCATTAGGGATTGACAACATCGTGGTCAATCCGGGGGATGTTCCGACCAAGAGCAGTGAAAAGCTTCGTAAGAGTGACGCCGTGGATAGCAGCAAGCTGGCGCGGAGTTTACGAGCCAACGAACTGAAAGGCATTTACACGCCGGACAGCGCATCGTTGGAGATGCGTTCCTTGATAAGATTGAAGAACTCGATAACAAAAGACACGACGCGTCAGAAGAACCGGATCAAGTCCCAATTGCGGTATCTGGGCATTGGGATTCCACAAGAGTTCCTCGAACCGTTCTCCAACTGGTCAAAACGTTTTATTGCCTGGTTGAAGGAGGTTGAAACCCTCACACCGAGCGGGCGTCAGGCCCTCGACATTCAAATCCGGCATCTGGAGGAGCTACGCCGCCAGAAGTTGGAGATGACACGGGCTTTGCGGACATTGGCCAAGACGGACCGGTTTCGCGAACCGCTGCGGTTGATTATGACCGTTCCGGGGTTCGGACAGGCTACGGGAATGGCATTTCTTTCGGAGATATGCGACATTGCCCGTTTCCGCAATGCCGAACAACTGGCCGCCTATATCGGGATGATCCCGATGTGCCATTCCAGTGGAGAGAAAGATGGGACAGGAGACATTACCGTGCGAAGAAACGCCGTCATGCGCTGTAACCTGATAGAGGCCGCATGGGTGGCGGTACGTCAAGACCCTGCGATGAACCTGTTTTTTACTGAACAGTGCAAGCGAATGCCAAAGAGCAAGGCCATCGTAAAGGTCGCTCGCAAACTGGTCAACAGATTATACTTCGTACTCAAGCACCAGACTGATTATGTCAATAGTGTCATGTCATAG
- a CDS encoding DEAD/DEAH box helicase family protein — translation MNKKIKYEDLVLKRTYNKVNDNIAEEFYIPCMSAATSYDRLSGYFGSTIYIIAWNALKDFVHNGGKMRIICSPCLSDEDIKAIKTGELAKKDEILHRALVEEIDSLFASSELEKPSQVLACLIATNVIEIKIAYGEGEGDIKRLFHDKAGIFYQGDNAIMFRGSLNETFKGLSDDGNFESIDVFTNWQESNDRERVGDTQDYFEMLWNNKAPKIEITPLPEDIKIRFKDKIAKVHWETLVEEIKVKVDLARYWSADKSFERLPRKHQIDALEKWVKQEHRGIFEHATGSGKTYTAICAIRKALEEHKSIIVLVPSTDLLSQWDKEIRLALSDINLRIILCGDGHNAWDKEGVLEAATQKSDKNNTVVISTMDTAVMPRFIQRIKQGGHLFVVADEVHRMGSLNRRNFFVIDAGYRLGLSATPRRYGDPEGTQAIIEYFGKIIEPPYTLKNAIDDQVLTPYYYRPKVVQLTSFEQQTWNELTEEIGIRYARCAHDASYSFSNDQYMQFLLLKRCRIIKKARGKVALAKQIIEEEYSSGQRWIIYCEDKDQLHDVLKEISTIPNVDAYEYYADMPGDRNATLSYFNDCGGVIVSIKCLDEGVDIPATTHAIILASSQNPREFIQRRGRILRKYAGKYYSWLYDAVVVPDFSDKVDEIRRNDMVVTELARCIQFGMWSKDPSCITQLRIIALKHNIDDTLLTNNIDHENE, via the coding sequence ATGAACAAAAAGATCAAATATGAGGACCTTGTTTTAAAAAGGACATATAACAAGGTAAATGATAATATTGCAGAGGAGTTTTACATCCCCTGTATGTCTGCAGCCACCTCATATGATCGTCTATCAGGTTATTTTGGTAGTACAATTTATATAATTGCATGGAATGCTCTTAAGGATTTCGTCCATAATGGAGGAAAAATGCGAATTATTTGTTCTCCATGCTTATCTGACGAAGATATTAAAGCGATTAAAACAGGAGAGTTAGCAAAAAAAGATGAAATTTTGCATCGTGCGTTAGTAGAGGAAATAGACTCTCTTTTTGCTAGTAGCGAGTTGGAAAAACCAAGTCAAGTGCTTGCATGCCTCATTGCTACGAATGTAATTGAAATAAAAATTGCGTATGGAGAAGGTGAGGGGGATATTAAAAGGCTTTTCCATGATAAAGCCGGCATATTCTATCAAGGTGATAATGCTATAATGTTTAGAGGTTCATTAAATGAAACATTTAAAGGACTTTCAGATGATGGAAATTTTGAATCCATAGATGTGTTTACTAATTGGCAAGAAAGCAATGACAGAGAAAGAGTCGGAGATACTCAAGATTATTTTGAAATGCTTTGGAATAATAAAGCTCCAAAGATTGAGATAACTCCATTGCCTGAGGATATTAAGATCCGGTTTAAAGACAAAATTGCCAAAGTACATTGGGAAACATTAGTCGAGGAGATTAAGGTTAAGGTTGATTTGGCGCGGTATTGGTCTGCTGATAAATCATTCGAAAGGTTGCCAAGAAAGCATCAAATTGATGCTTTAGAAAAATGGGTAAAACAAGAACATCGTGGAATTTTTGAACATGCTACGGGTAGCGGTAAGACATATACTGCAATTTGTGCAATAAGGAAAGCGCTAGAAGAACATAAGAGTATCATTGTTTTAGTTCCTTCAACTGATTTATTATCGCAGTGGGATAAAGAAATAAGGCTTGCTTTGTCGGACATCAATCTTCGAATTATTTTATGTGGAGATGGTCATAATGCATGGGATAAAGAAGGCGTGTTAGAGGCCGCCACGCAAAAAAGCGATAAAAACAATACGGTTGTCATATCAACAATGGATACGGCTGTTATGCCTAGATTTATACAACGAATAAAACAAGGAGGGCATTTATTTGTTGTAGCTGATGAGGTTCATAGAATGGGCAGCTTGAATAGACGAAATTTTTTCGTAATAGATGCCGGTTACCGTTTGGGGCTTTCTGCGACTCCGCGTAGATATGGTGATCCTGAAGGTACTCAAGCCATTATAGAGTATTTTGGGAAAATAATAGAACCTCCATATACTTTAAAAAATGCCATTGACGATCAGGTGTTAACCCCATATTATTATCGGCCTAAAGTTGTGCAATTGACCTCATTTGAGCAGCAAACATGGAATGAACTTACAGAGGAAATAGGTATACGATATGCAAGGTGTGCCCATGACGCATCATATTCTTTTTCCAATGATCAATATATGCAATTTCTTTTGTTAAAAAGATGTCGTATTATCAAGAAAGCCAGAGGAAAAGTTGCATTGGCAAAGCAAATAATCGAGGAAGAATATAGTAGTGGGCAGAGGTGGATTATATATTGTGAAGACAAGGATCAATTACATGATGTATTAAAAGAAATATCAACAATCCCAAATGTAGATGCATACGAATACTATGCAGATATGCCAGGGGATAGAAATGCAACATTGAGTTACTTTAATGATTGTGGTGGAGTTATTGTTTCTATAAAATGTTTGGATGAAGGTGTTGATATTCCCGCTACTACACATGCTATAATCTTGGCCTCGTCACAGAATCCGAGAGAGTTCATTCAGCGAAGAGGTCGAATTTTGCGGAAATATGCAGGTAAGTATTATTCTTGGTTGTATGATGCTGTTGTTGTCCCAGACTTTTCAGATAAAGTCGATGAAATTAGACGGAATGATATGGTTGTGACAGAGTTGGCTAGATGTATACAATTTGGAATGTGGTCAAAAGATCCGTCTTGTATTACTCAATTAAGAATTATTGCATTAAAACATAACATAGATGACACATTATTAACTAATAATATCGACCATGAAAATGAGTGA
- a CDS encoding site-specific DNA-methyltransferase → MKPEEIQNRIINGRCEEVLKNLDDDSIDFILTSPPYADKRNYAIENTSSSPAEYLDWFKPMAKEIYRVLKNDGSFVLNISDKVVNGVQQIYVFELVVYLCKELHFHLVRDYIWYNPATPPNIYSTGKYGRTKKSHEYCFWFSKSEKWTFNMEPIRKPYSKDMQKFLDGKGKGGRTENTRPSTHNFNCGIKWKNNGGSDPGSVISIGNTNSNDLFFKLCKERGVSHPARFPEKLAEFFILAGTNEGDIVLDPFSGSGTTCLVAKLHHRRWIGIDANNDYCELATLRIEREGDEKE, encoded by the coding sequence ATGAAGCCGGAAGAGATTCAAAATAGGATAATAAATGGAAGATGCGAAGAGGTATTAAAAAATCTTGATGATGATAGTATTGATTTTATTCTAACATCTCCACCATACGCTGATAAAAGAAATTACGCTATTGAAAATACTTCTTCGTCTCCTGCAGAATATCTTGATTGGTTTAAACCAATGGCAAAAGAGATCTATCGTGTTTTAAAGAACGATGGAAGTTTTGTTTTGAATATTAGTGACAAGGTAGTAAATGGCGTCCAGCAAATATATGTTTTTGAATTGGTCGTATACCTTTGCAAAGAACTCCATTTTCATTTAGTACGCGATTATATTTGGTATAATCCGGCAACTCCGCCTAATATTTATTCTACGGGGAAATATGGAAGAACAAAAAAATCTCATGAATATTGTTTTTGGTTTAGTAAATCAGAGAAGTGGACTTTCAATATGGAGCCGATTCGGAAACCTTATAGCAAGGATATGCAGAAGTTCCTCGACGGTAAAGGGAAAGGGGGTAGAACTGAGAATACTCGCCCCAGTACCCATAATTTTAATTGTGGAATAAAATGGAAAAATAACGGGGGATCTGATCCTGGAAGTGTGATTTCTATTGGCAATACGAATAGTAATGATTTATTCTTTAAACTTTGCAAAGAAAGAGGAGTGAGCCACCCGGCAAGATTCCCAGAAAAGCTAGCGGAATTCTTTATTTTGGCAGGGACCAATGAAGGCGATATCGTTCTTGATCCTTTCTCTGGTTCGGGAACAACATGTTTAGTTGCGAAACTCCATCATAGACGTTGGATTGGAATAGATGCTAATAATGATTATTGCGAACTCGCAACATTAAGAATTGAGCGTGAGGGGGATGAAAAGGAATAA